Genomic segment of Vicinamibacteria bacterium:
AGGGAGTGAGGACAGGAAAGGGAGGAACCTTTGAGACCGCGATCCGCGATCTCCGAGCCCTCGATCGACGCCGTACTGGCGGAGTTCGTCGAAAGCCGAAGACCGACCCTCGATGAGAGCGAGATTCGGCTCTATCGGCACGTGATCCTGCTTCTCGAGCTATGCCTCAACAACTACGGCCACCGGAATCTGGACGCACGGGAGCGCGCGTTCTACGAGGCGCGTTACCACGACGGGAAGAAGCTGTTTTTCGAGCTGTTCGGGCCCGACAAGATACTCGCGGAGCTCGATTTCTTTGCCTCCACCTTCCTCGCGAAGGACGTTCATACGTCCGAGCGCGTCTACAGGCTTGCGCCCGAAGTCGTGGCGGATCTGCGCCAATGGCTCGTCCGGGAGCAGTACGTGGCGGCGGCGGAAGACGAGAAGGCAATCCTTCGACAGCGTGAGCACGATACCGCCAAACGCGGAAGTCGGCGGATCTGCCGATTGCTTCGTCGAACGAGAGTATCCGTCGAAGCCGAATCGATGATGGCGGAGGACTACATCCCGAGCGACCATCACCTCGTCCAACGCGTTGCGCCCAGTAGAATCTGGTTTTCCGTCTATCGGTCAGCCAAGTCGGAAACGGTCGGCCCCATCTGGGTTCCCTCACTCGTGTCCGACGCCTTGCGGGTTGGCTGGAACGTTCATTGCGCGCTCGGTCGACTCCGGGGTCGATGGCGCTTCGTCGAAGTGGAGGGAATCCATCCCCGAGGGTAGCAGCGGGGGATTCGGGACAGACTTCAACGCTTTCGCGTCAGCACCAGCCCCTCGAAGCCGTGCCGCGCCGGGGCCACCGAAAGGAATTCGCGCGCTTCGGGGTCTTCCTTGATCGCGGCGTCGAGGAACCGGCGCACGTAGAGACACAGAAGATCGTATCGGGTACGGTCCACCGGGGAGCCGTTCCTCGTGAGGAGCGTGTAGGCAACGGCGCCCCCGAGCGAGGTGAACTCGGCGTGGGTCGCGCCGTCGAGAGTGAGGCGGTACGCGTCCCCTCTGACCACGGTATCGAAGTAGCGAGTGCTCTTTCGCGTCCGTCCCTCCGATTCTTCGGATGCGGTCGCGTGAAAGAAGGGTGCCGTCGCCGCCGAGGGATCGAAGAAGATCGAGTCTTCGAGCAGGCGGCGTCCGTACTCGTAGCCGGTGGCGGCATCGAGACTCACCACGGCTCTCACATCCGGATTCTTCATTTGAAGAAGAGCCTGGGAGACGCCCCCGAAGCTCGCGCCCACGAGTCCAATCCGGCTGATGTCGGCATGGTCGTAGTCGTGAATGGATTGGATGGCGAACTCCATGTCACGAACCTGTGCGTCCAGACCGAGCTGATCGAACTCGGCGACGGCGTCCTCTCGTCGGGGCAGAGACGGGAGCGACACGCTCACATAGCCGTGGCTCGCGAGATACTCACACAGGACGGAGTTGAGATAGGAAGGTGCCGTCAATCCGCCAGCGAACAGGAGCACGGGAAACGACCCTTCGGCCCGGTGAGCACCAACATAGGCGTTGGTGAGCTCATCGAGTAGCCCATCGACGTCGGGGCGGGAAACATCGAGACCGTTGAGGCGGAACCTCTCGACGAGGACGTCGCGTCCCGTCTCGACGACATAGTGTCCGAAAGGGATTTTCTCGCCGCTGTCGTCATCGTCGGCCGGATACCAGATCGACAAAGAGACCGGCCTTGCCCGATGGGGTCCGGCCGACCGAAAAGGGCGCGAATGGTCGTCGACCTCGATGAGATCAAACCCGACACGATGAGGACCCGGTTGAAGCTGGCCCCAGAACGGCGAAATCGCGACGATCGTAGTCATCGCGATCGAGCCCATGGGTGGAGCTTAGCGCGCGCACTCCGCGGAGTCGACCAGGGCCGCGGACGCCTCCAGGACCTGGCCGGCATCAGGATCCCTGCTCTCGACGACGATCGAGCTGCCGGTCTCACGAAACGACCTTTTCGACCGTCGACGTGGCCGGTCCTTTGGAGACGCGAAATTGGACAGGAATCTGCTCGGCGAGGCCCTCTTGATGAGTGACGAGACCGACGATGCGCCCCCGCGCTCCCAGCTCCTGAATCGCGGCGGCCACCACCTCGAGCGTATCGTTGTCCAGCGTGCCGAACCCCTCGTCGAGAAACAGCGATTCGAGCGGCACCGAGCCCGAGGAGGCGAGCTCTGTCGTTTGCTCGGCGAGCGTCAAGGCGAGTGCCAACGAGGCCAGGAACGTTTCGCCACCGCTCAATGTACGTGCCGAGCGACGTTCGTCGGCGTTTCGGTGGTCGACGACCTCGAAGTTCAACCGGTCGTCGTACTCGAACGAGTACTGACCGCTCGAAAGCTCTTTCAGGATCACTGTCGCGCCTTCCGCCAGTCTCCGGAAGGCCTCCTTCAGAAGCCAGCGTTCGAAGCCGGTTGCCTTCAAATGCTGCCCGAGCGCTCCCGCGATCTCGGCCCGCTCGCGCTCGGCTCGAATCTCGAGTCGAAGCTTCTCCGCCCGGCGCGAGATCTCCGCCATCTGAGCCACCGCATGGCGTGCCTCGACGAGAGCGTTCACGACGACGTCGCGCAACCGATCGTCTTCCGTCGGGAGATCCAGCTCGTGACCGGCCGCTCTCAGCGCGGACAGCTTCGCTCCTCGCTCCCGACCGAGCCTCTCCGATTGGACTCGAGCCCGGGACGCGCTGTCGCGTCGGGTCGGGGCGGCCGCTCTGGCCCAGTGGTGAAGCGTCGTCCACGACTTGCCGAGACTTTCCCGATCGGTCGGAGGCGGTTCGAGAAACGTGACGCGGTCGCGGGCCTTCTCGAGCTCGGCCCAGCCGTCGGCCACGTCTCGAGAGAGCGACTCGAGAGCTCGCCGAGCGCGTTCCTCGTGTGCAAGCGCCTGGCTCGCCTGGGCGCGCGCGTTCTCGAGCGACCCGTCCGCCCGGCTGGCCTCTTCGCACTCGGATGCGGAAGGCGCTTTCGCGAGTTTCCGCTCGAGGTCACGAATTTCCTTTTCGAGGCCCTGGACCCGCTCGCGCGCGAGAATCGCACGAGTCTCCGCCTCCCGGAAGTCGCGCTCCGCCTTCTCGCGCTGGTTCGCGACCTTCTTCAGACGTCTCTCCCGCTCCGCCAATCGCACCGGCAATCTCCGTTCGGGAAGCTCCTCGATCCGTTGGTTGCAGACCGGGCAGCGCTCACCTTTTGCGAGTCGAAGTGCCAGGACGTGCGCGGCGTGGTCGCCGCGCGCGGCTTCGACCCCCTCCTGAGCGGCACGTTCGTCTTCGGCGCATTGGGAAAGCCGCGCCGCAAGGGTCTCGACGGTGTTGTCTGCGTCATCGCTCTGGCTCTGGCACAGGACGAGCCGCTCATTCGCCTGTAATCTCTCGGCCCGCGCGGTGATCGCCTCGTGTATCGTAACTGCGGAAGGTAATCGGTCGCGTTCGGCCTGGGCGGTCCGAAGGGCATCCCGGGCGCCGGCGTGGGCCGTCCGGGCTTTCTCCAGGGCGGTCTCGGCCCGTTCGAGCTCGACCGCGAGGGACTCCGCCCGCTTCGGAACGACCAGAGCATCGAGGAGCTTGGCTTCGTGCTCCCTTTCTCTGGCCTCGGCCTCGTATTCGGCGGCCTCTCTCGCGAGCCGGTCGAGCTCGGGGAGAGCCTCGTCGATTGCGGCGGCAAGACTCTCGAGCTCGCGGACCCGAAGCCGGGCCTTCTTCCTCGCTTTCGCGCTGACATCCCCGATCCGGCCGAGCTCGTCCGAATGGAGCTGTGCCGTCTGTTTCGCCACCGCTTCCCGCGTCCGGGCGAGAACGCCCATTTTTTCGTAGACTTCCACTCCGAGCAGCTTCGTCAGGAGATCCTGACGCTCGGCGGGTTTCTCGTGCAGGAATCGAGCGAACTCGCCTTGGGGGAGCACGACGCACGTCGTGAACTGGTCGAAGTTCAGCCCCAAGAGCTCGCGGATTTTGCGAGTAACCTCCTCCGCGCTTCCGGCGAGGACCCTTCCGTTCGATTCGAGACGGGCCTCTCTCGTCGTCGCACCGCCCCTCGAGCCCCTTCTCACGACGCGCACGGCGGAGAAGCGGTCGTCGCCGAGCGCGAAGTCGAACCTCACTCTGGCTTCGAGCTTCCCTTGACTGATAACGGGGTGCACGAGATTCGGGTTCCCGTAGCGAGCCACGCTTCCGTAGAGCGCAAAAGTCATGGCGTCGATCAGGCTCGACTTGCCCGAGCCCGTGGGCCCCGTGAGGACGAAAAGCTCCGCGCCCTCGAAGTCGAGGACGGTGTACTCTCGGTAAGCCGTGAAACCCTCCAGTTCGAGCCTAGTCGGTCGCATAGACCTCGTCGAGAAGCTCGTCGAACAGGGAAAGGAGCTCG
This window contains:
- a CDS encoding SMC family ATPase — its product is MRPTRLELEGFTAYREYTVLDFEGAELFVLTGPTGSGKSSLIDAMTFALYGSVARYGNPNLVHPVISQGKLEARVRFDFALGDDRFSAVRVVRRGSRGGATTREARLESNGRVLAGSAEEVTRKIRELLGLNFDQFTTCVVLPQGEFARFLHEKPAERQDLLTKLLGVEVYEKMGVLARTREAVAKQTAQLHSDELGRIGDVSAKARKKARLRVRELESLAAAIDEALPELDRLAREAAEYEAEAREREHEAKLLDALVVPKRAESLAVELERAETALEKARTAHAGARDALRTAQAERDRLPSAVTIHEAITARAERLQANERLVLCQSQSDDADNTVETLAARLSQCAEDERAAQEGVEAARGDHAAHVLALRLAKGERCPVCNQRIEELPERRLPVRLAERERRLKKVANQREKAERDFREAETRAILARERVQGLEKEIRDLERKLAKAPSASECEEASRADGSLENARAQASQALAHEERARRALESLSRDVADGWAELEKARDRVTFLEPPPTDRESLGKSWTTLHHWARAAAPTRRDSASRARVQSERLGRERGAKLSALRAAGHELDLPTEDDRLRDVVVNALVEARHAVAQMAEISRRAEKLRLEIRAERERAEIAGALGQHLKATGFERWLLKEAFRRLAEGATVILKELSSGQYSFEYDDRLNFEVVDHRNADERRSARTLSGGETFLASLALALTLAEQTTELASSGSVPLESLFLDEGFGTLDNDTLEVVAAAIQELGARGRIVGLVTHQEGLAEQIPVQFRVSKGPATSTVEKVVS